From the genome of Patagioenas fasciata isolate bPatFas1 chromosome 17, bPatFas1.hap1, whole genome shotgun sequence, one region includes:
- the EMID1 gene encoding EMI domain-containing protein 1 isoform X2, which translates to MAGRARGLCPHRCLSLPAPLPAPLGLCLCLCCLLLPPAAGSWSPAVLQPAARSNWCSYTVTRTVSCHVQNGTFLQRVFQGCRWPLACGGGSSYRAIVRPIYRVSYKTVTALEWRCCPGHVGANCEEEPHTFLALRDAGRPSTAPRRPPLRPAAFSGCLNCSRVGELTARLATLEAQVARLVVAEPPPSLAPQGSPLGRGPKTGQLWGSPAARGSPGDDGRPGWRGPPGPKGDAGGRGPSGAPGVKGPMGPPGPPGPPGPPGQDGARGLPGEKGLPGPPGPPGPPAPVGPVIPHLAEPRDPLLSNTFPEATVGIVGPAGPPGPVGPMGPPGPPGPIGPPGPPGPDGRAGTPGAAGPPGEKGDRGPQGPPGSRGQDGAQGEPGPRGEPGDKGTWASSFQTLLRQQARLEVLARRVTLLEAIIWPEPEPGSGSGPPGTVTPGPPRGKRGSGHPPYRIVAPPRRPPGKQ; encoded by the exons ATGGCGGGCCGTGCCCGGGGGCTCTGCCCGCAccgctgcctgtccctgcccgcaCCGCTGCCTGCGCCCCTggggctctgcctgtgcctctgctgcctgctgctgccgcccgccgccggctCCTGGAGCCCGGCCGTGCTGCAGCCCGCCGCCCGCAG CAACTGGTGCTCCTACACGGTGACACGCACGGTGTCATGCCACGTCCAGAATGGCACCTTCCTCCAGCGGGTCTTCCAGGGCTGCCGCTGGCCCCTGGCGTGTGGCGGGGGCAG CAGCTACCGTGCTATTGTCCGGCCCATCTACAGGGTGAGCTACAAGACGGTGACGGCGCTGGAGTGGAGGTGCTGCCCCGGGCACGTCGGGGCCAACTGTGAGGAAG AGCCTCACACCTTCCTCGCCCTGCGTGACGCCGGGCGTCCCAGCACTGCCCCACGCCGGCCCCCCCTGCGCCCCGCGGCTTTCTCAG GGTGCCTGAACTGCAGCCGTGTCGGGGAGCTGACAGCCCGGCTGGCCACCCTTGAGGCGCAG GTGGCCCGgctggtggtggctgaaccacccCCCTCCCTGGCACCCCAAGGCAGCCCCCTGGGCAGGGGACCCAAGACCGGGCAGCTCTGGGGGTCTCCAGCTGCCCGTGGGAGCCCCGGAGATGACG ggagACCCGGTTGgcggggcccccccggccccaagGGAGACGCAGGAGGACGGGGACCATCAGGTGCTCCAGGCGTGAAGGGTCCAATGGGGCCACCAG gtccccctggtcccccaggaccccccgggcaGGATGGGGCCAGGGGGCTCCCCGGAGAGAAGGGGTTACCCGGCCCCCctggccccccaggaccccctgcccCAGTGGGGCCAGTGATACCCCATCTAGCTGAGCCCA GGGACCCCCTCCTCTCCAACACCTTCCCTGAAGCCACTGTGGGCATTGTGGGTCCTGCCGGACCCCCTGGACCTGTGGGGCCAATGG GTCCCCCCGGCCCTCCAGGTCCCATCGGGCCACCCGGCCCCCCAGGACCCGAC GGTAGAGCAGGGACTCCTGGAGCTGCCGGCCCCCCCGGGGAGAAGGGAGACAGG ggtccccagggccccccaggcAGCCGTGGCCAGGACGGGGCACAG GGCGAGCCGGGGCCCAGGGGTGAGCCGGGCGACAAGGGCACTTGG GCCAGTAGCTTCCAAACCCTCCTGCGGCAGCAGGCCCGGCTGGAGGTCCTGGCTAGAAGGGTCACCTTGCTGGAAGCCATCATCTGGCCAG AACCAGAGCCCGGCTCGGGCAGCGGCCCCCCCGGCACGGTGACACCCGGGCCCCCCCGCGGCAAGCGTGGCAGCGGCCACCCCCCCTACCGCATCGTGGCCCCGCCCCGGCGGCCCCCCGGCAAGCAGTGA
- the EMID1 gene encoding EMI domain-containing protein 1 isoform X9: MAGRARGLCPHRCLSLPAPLPAPLGLCLCLCCLLLPPAAGSWSPAVLQPAARSNWCSYTVTRTVSCHVQNGTFLQRVFQGCRWPLACGGGSSYRAIVRPIYRVSYKTVTALEWRCCPGHVGANCEEGCLNCSRVGELTARLATLEAQVARLVVAEPPPSLAPQGSPLGRGPKTGQLWGSPAARGSPGDDGRPGWRGPPGPKGDAGGRGPSGAPGVKGPMGPPGPPGPPGPPGQDGARGLPGEKGLPGPPGPPGPPAPVGPVIPHLAEPRDPLLSNTFPEATVGIVGPAGPPGPVGPMGPPGPPGPIGPPGPPGPDGRAGTPGAAGPPGEKGDRGPQGPPGSRGQDGAQGEPGPRGEPGDKGTWASSFQTLLRQQARLEVLARRVTLLEAIIWPEPEPGSGSGPPGTVTPGPPRGKRGSGHPPYRIVAPPRRPPGKQ, encoded by the exons ATGGCGGGCCGTGCCCGGGGGCTCTGCCCGCAccgctgcctgtccctgcccgcaCCGCTGCCTGCGCCCCTggggctctgcctgtgcctctgctgcctgctgctgccgcccgccgccggctCCTGGAGCCCGGCCGTGCTGCAGCCCGCCGCCCGCAG CAACTGGTGCTCCTACACGGTGACACGCACGGTGTCATGCCACGTCCAGAATGGCACCTTCCTCCAGCGGGTCTTCCAGGGCTGCCGCTGGCCCCTGGCGTGTGGCGGGGGCAG CAGCTACCGTGCTATTGTCCGGCCCATCTACAGGGTGAGCTACAAGACGGTGACGGCGCTGGAGTGGAGGTGCTGCCCCGGGCACGTCGGGGCCAACTGTGAGGAAG GGTGCCTGAACTGCAGCCGTGTCGGGGAGCTGACAGCCCGGCTGGCCACCCTTGAGGCGCAG GTGGCCCGgctggtggtggctgaaccacccCCCTCCCTGGCACCCCAAGGCAGCCCCCTGGGCAGGGGACCCAAGACCGGGCAGCTCTGGGGGTCTCCAGCTGCCCGTGGGAGCCCCGGAGATGACG ggagACCCGGTTGgcggggcccccccggccccaagGGAGACGCAGGAGGACGGGGACCATCAGGTGCTCCAGGCGTGAAGGGTCCAATGGGGCCACCAG gtccccctggtcccccaggaccccccgggcaGGATGGGGCCAGGGGGCTCCCCGGAGAGAAGGGGTTACCCGGCCCCCctggccccccaggaccccctgcccCAGTGGGGCCAGTGATACCCCATCTAGCTGAGCCCA GGGACCCCCTCCTCTCCAACACCTTCCCTGAAGCCACTGTGGGCATTGTGGGTCCTGCCGGACCCCCTGGACCTGTGGGGCCAATGG GTCCCCCCGGCCCTCCAGGTCCCATCGGGCCACCCGGCCCCCCAGGACCCGAC GGTAGAGCAGGGACTCCTGGAGCTGCCGGCCCCCCCGGGGAGAAGGGAGACAGG ggtccccagggccccccaggcAGCCGTGGCCAGGACGGGGCACAG GGCGAGCCGGGGCCCAGGGGTGAGCCGGGCGACAAGGGCACTTGG GCCAGTAGCTTCCAAACCCTCCTGCGGCAGCAGGCCCGGCTGGAGGTCCTGGCTAGAAGGGTCACCTTGCTGGAAGCCATCATCTGGCCAG AACCAGAGCCCGGCTCGGGCAGCGGCCCCCCCGGCACGGTGACACCCGGGCCCCCCCGCGGCAAGCGTGGCAGCGGCCACCCCCCCTACCGCATCGTGGCCCCGCCCCGGCGGCCCCCCGGCAAGCAGTGA
- the EMID1 gene encoding EMI domain-containing protein 1 isoform X10, translating into MAGRARGLCPHRCLSLPAPLPAPLGLCLCLCCLLLPPAAGSWSPAVLQPAARSNWCSYTVTRTVSCHVQNGTFLQRVFQGCRWPLACGGGSSYRAIVRPIYRVSYKTVTALEWRCCPGHVGANCEEAEPHTFLALRDAGRPSTAPRRPPLRPAAFSGCLNCSRVGELTARLATLEAQVARLVVAEPPPSLAPQGSPLGRGPKTGQLWGSPAARGSPGDDGRPGWRGPPGPKGDAGGRGPSGAPGVKGPMGPPGPPGPPGPPGQDGARGLPGEKGLPGPPGPPGPPAPVGPVIPHLAEPRDPLLSNTFPEATVGIVGPAGPPGPVGPMGPPGPPGPIGPPGPPGPDGRAGTPGAAGPPGEKGDRGPQGPPGSRGQDGAQGEPGPRGEPGDKGTWNQSPARAAAPPAR; encoded by the exons ATGGCGGGCCGTGCCCGGGGGCTCTGCCCGCAccgctgcctgtccctgcccgcaCCGCTGCCTGCGCCCCTggggctctgcctgtgcctctgctgcctgctgctgccgcccgccgccggctCCTGGAGCCCGGCCGTGCTGCAGCCCGCCGCCCGCAG CAACTGGTGCTCCTACACGGTGACACGCACGGTGTCATGCCACGTCCAGAATGGCACCTTCCTCCAGCGGGTCTTCCAGGGCTGCCGCTGGCCCCTGGCGTGTGGCGGGGGCAG CAGCTACCGTGCTATTGTCCGGCCCATCTACAGGGTGAGCTACAAGACGGTGACGGCGCTGGAGTGGAGGTGCTGCCCCGGGCACGTCGGGGCCAACTGTGAGGAAG CAGAGCCTCACACCTTCCTCGCCCTGCGTGACGCCGGGCGTCCCAGCACTGCCCCACGCCGGCCCCCCCTGCGCCCCGCGGCTTTCTCAG GGTGCCTGAACTGCAGCCGTGTCGGGGAGCTGACAGCCCGGCTGGCCACCCTTGAGGCGCAG GTGGCCCGgctggtggtggctgaaccacccCCCTCCCTGGCACCCCAAGGCAGCCCCCTGGGCAGGGGACCCAAGACCGGGCAGCTCTGGGGGTCTCCAGCTGCCCGTGGGAGCCCCGGAGATGACG ggagACCCGGTTGgcggggcccccccggccccaagGGAGACGCAGGAGGACGGGGACCATCAGGTGCTCCAGGCGTGAAGGGTCCAATGGGGCCACCAG gtccccctggtcccccaggaccccccgggcaGGATGGGGCCAGGGGGCTCCCCGGAGAGAAGGGGTTACCCGGCCCCCctggccccccaggaccccctgcccCAGTGGGGCCAGTGATACCCCATCTAGCTGAGCCCA GGGACCCCCTCCTCTCCAACACCTTCCCTGAAGCCACTGTGGGCATTGTGGGTCCTGCCGGACCCCCTGGACCTGTGGGGCCAATGG GTCCCCCCGGCCCTCCAGGTCCCATCGGGCCACCCGGCCCCCCAGGACCCGAC GGTAGAGCAGGGACTCCTGGAGCTGCCGGCCCCCCCGGGGAGAAGGGAGACAGG ggtccccagggccccccaggcAGCCGTGGCCAGGACGGGGCACAG GGCGAGCCGGGGCCCAGGGGTGAGCCGGGCGACAAGGGCACTTGG AACCAGAGCCCGGCTCGGGCAGCGGCCCCCCCGGCACGGTGA
- the EMID1 gene encoding EMI domain-containing protein 1 isoform X4, giving the protein MAGRARGLCPHRCLSLPAPLPAPLGLCLCLCCLLLPPAAGSWSPAVLQPAARSNWCSYTVTRTVSCHVQNGTFLQRVFQGCRWPLACGGGSYRAIVRPIYRVSYKTVTALEWRCCPGHVGANCEEEPHTFLALRDAGRPSTAPRRPPLRPAAFSGCLNCSRVGELTARLATLEAQVARLVVAEPPPSLAPQGSPLGRGPKTGQLWGSPAARGSPGDDGRPGWRGPPGPKGDAGGRGPSGAPGVKGPMGPPGPPGPPGPPGQDGARGLPGEKGLPGPPGPPGPPAPVGPVIPHLAEPRDPLLSNTFPEATVGIVGPAGPPGPVGPMGPPGPPGPIGPPGPPGPDGRAGTPGAAGPPGEKGDRGPQGPPGSRGQDGAQGEPGPRGEPGDKGTWASSFQTLLRQQARLEVLARRVTLLEAIIWPEPEPGSGSGPPGTVTPGPPRGKRGSGHPPYRIVAPPRRPPGKQ; this is encoded by the exons ATGGCGGGCCGTGCCCGGGGGCTCTGCCCGCAccgctgcctgtccctgcccgcaCCGCTGCCTGCGCCCCTggggctctgcctgtgcctctgctgcctgctgctgccgcccgccgccggctCCTGGAGCCCGGCCGTGCTGCAGCCCGCCGCCCGCAG CAACTGGTGCTCCTACACGGTGACACGCACGGTGTCATGCCACGTCCAGAATGGCACCTTCCTCCAGCGGGTCTTCCAGGGCTGCCGCTGGCCCCTGGCGTGTGGCGGGGGCAG CTACCGTGCTATTGTCCGGCCCATCTACAGGGTGAGCTACAAGACGGTGACGGCGCTGGAGTGGAGGTGCTGCCCCGGGCACGTCGGGGCCAACTGTGAGGAAG AGCCTCACACCTTCCTCGCCCTGCGTGACGCCGGGCGTCCCAGCACTGCCCCACGCCGGCCCCCCCTGCGCCCCGCGGCTTTCTCAG GGTGCCTGAACTGCAGCCGTGTCGGGGAGCTGACAGCCCGGCTGGCCACCCTTGAGGCGCAG GTGGCCCGgctggtggtggctgaaccacccCCCTCCCTGGCACCCCAAGGCAGCCCCCTGGGCAGGGGACCCAAGACCGGGCAGCTCTGGGGGTCTCCAGCTGCCCGTGGGAGCCCCGGAGATGACG ggagACCCGGTTGgcggggcccccccggccccaagGGAGACGCAGGAGGACGGGGACCATCAGGTGCTCCAGGCGTGAAGGGTCCAATGGGGCCACCAG gtccccctggtcccccaggaccccccgggcaGGATGGGGCCAGGGGGCTCCCCGGAGAGAAGGGGTTACCCGGCCCCCctggccccccaggaccccctgcccCAGTGGGGCCAGTGATACCCCATCTAGCTGAGCCCA GGGACCCCCTCCTCTCCAACACCTTCCCTGAAGCCACTGTGGGCATTGTGGGTCCTGCCGGACCCCCTGGACCTGTGGGGCCAATGG GTCCCCCCGGCCCTCCAGGTCCCATCGGGCCACCCGGCCCCCCAGGACCCGAC GGTAGAGCAGGGACTCCTGGAGCTGCCGGCCCCCCCGGGGAGAAGGGAGACAGG ggtccccagggccccccaggcAGCCGTGGCCAGGACGGGGCACAG GGCGAGCCGGGGCCCAGGGGTGAGCCGGGCGACAAGGGCACTTGG GCCAGTAGCTTCCAAACCCTCCTGCGGCAGCAGGCCCGGCTGGAGGTCCTGGCTAGAAGGGTCACCTTGCTGGAAGCCATCATCTGGCCAG AACCAGAGCCCGGCTCGGGCAGCGGCCCCCCCGGCACGGTGACACCCGGGCCCCCCCGCGGCAAGCGTGGCAGCGGCCACCCCCCCTACCGCATCGTGGCCCCGCCCCGGCGGCCCCCCGGCAAGCAGTGA
- the EMID1 gene encoding EMI domain-containing protein 1 isoform X6: MAGRARGLCPHRCLSLPAPLPAPLGLCLCLCCLLLPPAAGSWSPAVLQPAARSNWCSYTVTRTVSCHVQNGTFLQRVFQGCRWPLACGGGRVSYKTVTALEWRCCPGHVGANCEEAEPHTFLALRDAGRPSTAPRRPPLRPAAFSGCLNCSRVGELTARLATLEAQVARLVVAEPPPSLAPQGSPLGRGPKTGQLWGSPAARGSPGDDGRPGWRGPPGPKGDAGGRGPSGAPGVKGPMGPPGPPGPPGPPGQDGARGLPGEKGLPGPPGPPGPPAPVGPVIPHLAEPRDPLLSNTFPEATVGIVGPAGPPGPVGPMGPPGPPGPIGPPGPPGPDGRAGTPGAAGPPGEKGDRGPQGPPGSRGQDGAQGEPGPRGEPGDKGTWASSFQTLLRQQARLEVLARRVTLLEAIIWPEPEPGSGSGPPGTVTPGPPRGKRGSGHPPYRIVAPPRRPPGKQ, translated from the exons ATGGCGGGCCGTGCCCGGGGGCTCTGCCCGCAccgctgcctgtccctgcccgcaCCGCTGCCTGCGCCCCTggggctctgcctgtgcctctgctgcctgctgctgccgcccgccgccggctCCTGGAGCCCGGCCGTGCTGCAGCCCGCCGCCCGCAG CAACTGGTGCTCCTACACGGTGACACGCACGGTGTCATGCCACGTCCAGAATGGCACCTTCCTCCAGCGGGTCTTCCAGGGCTGCCGCTGGCCCCTGGCGTGTGGCGGGGGCAG GGTGAGCTACAAGACGGTGACGGCGCTGGAGTGGAGGTGCTGCCCCGGGCACGTCGGGGCCAACTGTGAGGAAG CAGAGCCTCACACCTTCCTCGCCCTGCGTGACGCCGGGCGTCCCAGCACTGCCCCACGCCGGCCCCCCCTGCGCCCCGCGGCTTTCTCAG GGTGCCTGAACTGCAGCCGTGTCGGGGAGCTGACAGCCCGGCTGGCCACCCTTGAGGCGCAG GTGGCCCGgctggtggtggctgaaccacccCCCTCCCTGGCACCCCAAGGCAGCCCCCTGGGCAGGGGACCCAAGACCGGGCAGCTCTGGGGGTCTCCAGCTGCCCGTGGGAGCCCCGGAGATGACG ggagACCCGGTTGgcggggcccccccggccccaagGGAGACGCAGGAGGACGGGGACCATCAGGTGCTCCAGGCGTGAAGGGTCCAATGGGGCCACCAG gtccccctggtcccccaggaccccccgggcaGGATGGGGCCAGGGGGCTCCCCGGAGAGAAGGGGTTACCCGGCCCCCctggccccccaggaccccctgcccCAGTGGGGCCAGTGATACCCCATCTAGCTGAGCCCA GGGACCCCCTCCTCTCCAACACCTTCCCTGAAGCCACTGTGGGCATTGTGGGTCCTGCCGGACCCCCTGGACCTGTGGGGCCAATGG GTCCCCCCGGCCCTCCAGGTCCCATCGGGCCACCCGGCCCCCCAGGACCCGAC GGTAGAGCAGGGACTCCTGGAGCTGCCGGCCCCCCCGGGGAGAAGGGAGACAGG ggtccccagggccccccaggcAGCCGTGGCCAGGACGGGGCACAG GGCGAGCCGGGGCCCAGGGGTGAGCCGGGCGACAAGGGCACTTGG GCCAGTAGCTTCCAAACCCTCCTGCGGCAGCAGGCCCGGCTGGAGGTCCTGGCTAGAAGGGTCACCTTGCTGGAAGCCATCATCTGGCCAG AACCAGAGCCCGGCTCGGGCAGCGGCCCCCCCGGCACGGTGACACCCGGGCCCCCCCGCGGCAAGCGTGGCAGCGGCCACCCCCCCTACCGCATCGTGGCCCCGCCCCGGCGGCCCCCCGGCAAGCAGTGA
- the EMID1 gene encoding EMI domain-containing protein 1 isoform X1: MAGRARGLCPHRCLSLPAPLPAPLGLCLCLCCLLLPPAAGSWSPAVLQPAARSNWCSYTVTRTVSCHVQNGTFLQRVFQGCRWPLACGGGSSYRAIVRPIYRVSYKTVTALEWRCCPGHVGANCEEAEPHTFLALRDAGRPSTAPRRPPLRPAAFSGCLNCSRVGELTARLATLEAQVARLVVAEPPPSLAPQGSPLGRGPKTGQLWGSPAARGSPGDDGRPGWRGPPGPKGDAGGRGPSGAPGVKGPMGPPGPPGPPGPPGQDGARGLPGEKGLPGPPGPPGPPAPVGPVIPHLAEPRDPLLSNTFPEATVGIVGPAGPPGPVGPMGPPGPPGPIGPPGPPGPDGRAGTPGAAGPPGEKGDRGPQGPPGSRGQDGAQGEPGPRGEPGDKGTWASSFQTLLRQQARLEVLARRVTLLEAIIWPEPEPGSGSGPPGTVTPGPPRGKRGSGHPPYRIVAPPRRPPGKQ; this comes from the exons ATGGCGGGCCGTGCCCGGGGGCTCTGCCCGCAccgctgcctgtccctgcccgcaCCGCTGCCTGCGCCCCTggggctctgcctgtgcctctgctgcctgctgctgccgcccgccgccggctCCTGGAGCCCGGCCGTGCTGCAGCCCGCCGCCCGCAG CAACTGGTGCTCCTACACGGTGACACGCACGGTGTCATGCCACGTCCAGAATGGCACCTTCCTCCAGCGGGTCTTCCAGGGCTGCCGCTGGCCCCTGGCGTGTGGCGGGGGCAG CAGCTACCGTGCTATTGTCCGGCCCATCTACAGGGTGAGCTACAAGACGGTGACGGCGCTGGAGTGGAGGTGCTGCCCCGGGCACGTCGGGGCCAACTGTGAGGAAG CAGAGCCTCACACCTTCCTCGCCCTGCGTGACGCCGGGCGTCCCAGCACTGCCCCACGCCGGCCCCCCCTGCGCCCCGCGGCTTTCTCAG GGTGCCTGAACTGCAGCCGTGTCGGGGAGCTGACAGCCCGGCTGGCCACCCTTGAGGCGCAG GTGGCCCGgctggtggtggctgaaccacccCCCTCCCTGGCACCCCAAGGCAGCCCCCTGGGCAGGGGACCCAAGACCGGGCAGCTCTGGGGGTCTCCAGCTGCCCGTGGGAGCCCCGGAGATGACG ggagACCCGGTTGgcggggcccccccggccccaagGGAGACGCAGGAGGACGGGGACCATCAGGTGCTCCAGGCGTGAAGGGTCCAATGGGGCCACCAG gtccccctggtcccccaggaccccccgggcaGGATGGGGCCAGGGGGCTCCCCGGAGAGAAGGGGTTACCCGGCCCCCctggccccccaggaccccctgcccCAGTGGGGCCAGTGATACCCCATCTAGCTGAGCCCA GGGACCCCCTCCTCTCCAACACCTTCCCTGAAGCCACTGTGGGCATTGTGGGTCCTGCCGGACCCCCTGGACCTGTGGGGCCAATGG GTCCCCCCGGCCCTCCAGGTCCCATCGGGCCACCCGGCCCCCCAGGACCCGAC GGTAGAGCAGGGACTCCTGGAGCTGCCGGCCCCCCCGGGGAGAAGGGAGACAGG ggtccccagggccccccaggcAGCCGTGGCCAGGACGGGGCACAG GGCGAGCCGGGGCCCAGGGGTGAGCCGGGCGACAAGGGCACTTGG GCCAGTAGCTTCCAAACCCTCCTGCGGCAGCAGGCCCGGCTGGAGGTCCTGGCTAGAAGGGTCACCTTGCTGGAAGCCATCATCTGGCCAG AACCAGAGCCCGGCTCGGGCAGCGGCCCCCCCGGCACGGTGACACCCGGGCCCCCCCGCGGCAAGCGTGGCAGCGGCCACCCCCCCTACCGCATCGTGGCCCCGCCCCGGCGGCCCCCCGGCAAGCAGTGA
- the EMID1 gene encoding EMI domain-containing protein 1 isoform X5, whose amino-acid sequence MAGRARGLCPHRCLSLPAPLPAPLGLCLCLCCLLLPPAAGSWSPAVLQPAARSNWCSYTVTRTVSCHVQNGTFLQRVFQGCRWPLACGGGSSYRAIVRPIYRVSYKTVTALEWRCCPGHVGANCEEAEPHTFLALRDAGRPSTAPRRPPLRPAAFSGCLNCSRVGELTARLATLEAQVARLVVAEPPPSLAPQGSPLGRGPKTGQLWGSPAARGSPGDDGRPGWRGPPGPKGDAGGRGPSGAPGVKGPMGPPGPPGPPGPPGQDGARGLPGEKGLPGPPGPPGPPAPVGPVIPHLAEPRDPLLSNTFPEATVGIVGPAGPPGPVGPMGPPGPPGPIGPPGPPGPDGRAGTPGAAGPPGEKGDRGPQGPPGSRGQDGAQGEPGPRGEPGDKGTWGEGLHQLREALKILAERVLILETMIGLYEPEPGSGSGPPGTVTPGPPRGKRGSGHPPYRIVAPPRRPPGKQ is encoded by the exons ATGGCGGGCCGTGCCCGGGGGCTCTGCCCGCAccgctgcctgtccctgcccgcaCCGCTGCCTGCGCCCCTggggctctgcctgtgcctctgctgcctgctgctgccgcccgccgccggctCCTGGAGCCCGGCCGTGCTGCAGCCCGCCGCCCGCAG CAACTGGTGCTCCTACACGGTGACACGCACGGTGTCATGCCACGTCCAGAATGGCACCTTCCTCCAGCGGGTCTTCCAGGGCTGCCGCTGGCCCCTGGCGTGTGGCGGGGGCAG CAGCTACCGTGCTATTGTCCGGCCCATCTACAGGGTGAGCTACAAGACGGTGACGGCGCTGGAGTGGAGGTGCTGCCCCGGGCACGTCGGGGCCAACTGTGAGGAAG CAGAGCCTCACACCTTCCTCGCCCTGCGTGACGCCGGGCGTCCCAGCACTGCCCCACGCCGGCCCCCCCTGCGCCCCGCGGCTTTCTCAG GGTGCCTGAACTGCAGCCGTGTCGGGGAGCTGACAGCCCGGCTGGCCACCCTTGAGGCGCAG GTGGCCCGgctggtggtggctgaaccacccCCCTCCCTGGCACCCCAAGGCAGCCCCCTGGGCAGGGGACCCAAGACCGGGCAGCTCTGGGGGTCTCCAGCTGCCCGTGGGAGCCCCGGAGATGACG ggagACCCGGTTGgcggggcccccccggccccaagGGAGACGCAGGAGGACGGGGACCATCAGGTGCTCCAGGCGTGAAGGGTCCAATGGGGCCACCAG gtccccctggtcccccaggaccccccgggcaGGATGGGGCCAGGGGGCTCCCCGGAGAGAAGGGGTTACCCGGCCCCCctggccccccaggaccccctgcccCAGTGGGGCCAGTGATACCCCATCTAGCTGAGCCCA GGGACCCCCTCCTCTCCAACACCTTCCCTGAAGCCACTGTGGGCATTGTGGGTCCTGCCGGACCCCCTGGACCTGTGGGGCCAATGG GTCCCCCCGGCCCTCCAGGTCCCATCGGGCCACCCGGCCCCCCAGGACCCGAC GGTAGAGCAGGGACTCCTGGAGCTGCCGGCCCCCCCGGGGAGAAGGGAGACAGG ggtccccagggccccccaggcAGCCGTGGCCAGGACGGGGCACAG GGCGAGCCGGGGCCCAGGGGTGAGCCGGGCGACAAGGGCACTTGG GGGGAGGGTTTGCACCAGCTCCGCGAGGCGCTGAAGATTTTAGCAGAGAGGGTTTTAATCTTGGAAACAATGATTGGGCTCTATG AACCAGAGCCCGGCTCGGGCAGCGGCCCCCCCGGCACGGTGACACCCGGGCCCCCCCGCGGCAAGCGTGGCAGCGGCCACCCCCCCTACCGCATCGTGGCCCCGCCCCGGCGGCCCCCCGGCAAGCAGTGA